CAAGCACTGAAACAGAGCTTCCTGCCATCAGTCTTCCTGTTAACACTGACCTTTAAGAGTTAAGTGATTTGAAGTTGCAGccattgcagaaaaaaaaacatttgtttttttagttatcAATTAAACTGAGGATTTAATACTGAAAGATTTACACTTGAATTAGTTAGTTGACTTCAGAGTCTTCATATTAGCTGCTTAAGCTTggtatttaaattaattcttGCCCAGGAAAGTGGAGTTTGACCCCCATGGGGATTTAGGAAAAGCTTCTGTCCATGGCTAGTGTGAACTGGAGATTTCTCTCCAGTGTTCATAGTGGGCAGGTTTTAAAACCCACAGTACGTTAGAAATTATGAACCTATCCTTTGAACTTTCAAAGCACATAACtctaaaattaatgttttacctTACATTTGTTTGGCTGACAGGTAAGTAATAAGTCTGCACTTccatagtgcttttctacctattgatacCCAAAGCACTtgacactgcttctcattcacccattttcactcacaatcacacacacacagcgagcTGGCTTAGGCTTActgggagcaattaagttggggttcagtgtcttgttcaaggacacttctgCAAGTGATCGGAGGACCCGGggatcaaacaaacaacattgtagttggtggacgactgctctacctcctgcgccacagtcgtaCTATGAGGTAGGATGTATCCTTAAAATGTCTCCAATAATACATCTGGATTCATGTAATATAGTATATCTATAACTGCCTGGATATGGATATAAATCTGAACTGGGCTTAAGTTGCAGTGCAATACATTTTAAGACACTTACCTTAGACACCCACAGAAAGCAAGAATAAACACCACAGTTGActgactgaaaatgtttaatttcagaGAATCAAGATGTAGGTGGAATACAAATGTGAggtatttagaaataaaacgcAGTGACATTGAACAGCTAATGGACAACAGGTAGGCAATCCAACAGTTGAAAATACAGTGGAGATatggagatatatatatatatatatatatatatatatatatatatatatacacattccTGGtctaacaaaaatatgaaaggataataaaaaaaataacaaagcaaaattctttacatttttagtcTTTTAGTTAAGCTTTAGGCAGAAATGCCTATTCAGTATAAACAGCAAGTGTCGAGTCCCATTTAGCATGATAGTTCCTTTGGTAAATCATTTGTATGCgtgtacaaaaatgcaaaagtatATTCATGACATTTGTCATTGTGAGCTAGTATCATATGCAGACACATCTCCAGACAATTAAGTAGGTATACAGTTTAATACAGAACTTTTAACACCAAATAATATGAATACTAAAGAGTTTTACGTATACTTATTATATAAAAGTTTAAAggtaactttaaataaaaagagaaatgaaggaGAATATTGGCAGCTTGTCTCAAATGCCAATACAAAACAAAGATAGGTTTCCTGTGATGTTTCAGCCATTTGATAAATGCTGAATAATTTCACGTCACTTAAAGTAAAGGTTAGGTGATATCCGTTCTACATTAGGACTAAATCATTCTCCTCAACCTCAGCAGAGGGTACACTAGCCATGATAACTAACAGTACTCCCAGTTGCTGCATTCAAGATTTCCAGAAGTTGCAAACAGCCCAGCAATAGCTGCTTTGGTGGGCAAACTGTAACCTTTCTCACACCGGCTGGGAACCTAGTTACTATATTTAGTTCTCCCTTAGCCTCGGGTGTCAACAGGTTACAACATGGGTCTAACcccttgttttatttaataatacagGTTTAAACAAAATTTGAGAGACACTTATAGTGCGGAAAGGAAGTCTTTTAAACCGCCTTTTTTGCTCCCCTGGTTGTCCTCTCGCATAAGGATCTTGCTGAGACGCTGGACAACCCAATTTTTAGGTTTAGAGAGAGGCTTGGAGGAAGCTGAGTCCGACCCTGAAGTGTTAGATGAGATTGAGCACCTGAACACAGAGATAGAATGTCggggaagaaggaaaaaaaaaacataaagatggTTAGACAGGAAGAATTAGGACATAGTAAGACATAGGACATGGCAGTCAACAAATATGCTATTCAACCCGAATCAATGTTCATGtagcataaataaaaacttattttcCTTAAGAGCTTACCCTCTCAGACAGCTGTGACATCCACCAAGTTTTTTTGAgaaattttctcttttgtttgattttatttttaaatataagctGAGGAGATGTTAATACCGTCAACCTGAAAAACCTTACCTAGGTGTGTGAGCAGGTGTCCTGTTTTTACCAGGAGTCTTGGGGGTTGTCACACTGGATCTGCTGGTTGACTGTGGGGTCTTGTGTTTGCCAGTGCTCCCTGGtgtgctgtgtgtctttgtgaggGTAGCTATAAAGTCCCTGTTCATTCCTTTGTGTCTGGATGTCTTATTGCAAGTGTGGCAGGTGGCCATCTAGGATACAGAGAGGAAAGACGAACATTCATTAATATTGcatggtctgcacctatattCCTCTAATATGATACATAAGGAGGTTTGAGGTGATATCATACCAGGTGTCCCCACTGAAATACTTTTACCCTGTGGGTTTGGTAAAATACCCTTAAAACTAGTCtaatatataatacaaatacatcTACAAGCCAATGTAAATCTAAGACACAGGTTGACTCCTTTGGCAtgtaattattgtttgttttcaaaccCAGTTTCGACAGTTTCCTCTGGAACACGCAAGAGATTGTTGGGACTTTGTCTGGAAATTGACTGGAGTATCAAAATGACCCCAGCGACATACAGAAAGCAGGACTAGCTGCATCCGTAGCAGACAATGGGCTATAATGAATGTTGCTCATATGCACACAGACCAGCACAAAGAATCAGCACACGTCATCAGCTTGACATCAGCCCAGGAACAGTTCAATGTTCATAGGTCTAGGAAAATGAAATGTATCTGAAGCACTTTCCATTGACCCTGCCAAACTTCCCAGAggatattttatcttttaatgtttgtacaGGTATGCAAATAACTGGATTAGTTTAAGCTGTATGGgaaaaatttattttcatctattttctattattttcatatttcagctCTTCCCACGCAGTTTCAATTTGAACAAAAAGCCAATATTTTCAGTTAAAATCCATACAGTGTTTACTACATTTACTTTGATAGTAATTCTTGTAACTAATTCAAATCAATTTCCAGACCCACATTTCACAGTGTATGcatcccccccccaaaacatgATGGGACCCTCTATAAAACAAACCATTCAGACTGAGGGAGCACAGCTGTCAGTTCATGAATCCCAAGTATATCAATATCTATATATGGAGAGatatgtgtacatatatatggTGGCTATGACTATATACTGTCACAGGGTGCACAATAAAATCTGCAATAATCAATTAACATTAAATAAGTGGAGCATTAATCCTTTTCACAAGAGACACTGTGTCTGTCAAAATACAAAACGCTTCTACAGTATCACCTCAATCACCAAATTGGTTACACATCATTTATGCTCCTTTTTAACTATTTCCCTGTATTATTAAATAGGACCAAATGAACAAATCAAGTAACACTAACAATTTGTAAATAATATCATCATCCAAGTGATGatgatattattatattacccTAAGTAGAAAAATTAAAGAGGTTAAGTTTacaattttaagttttaagtttaAGAATCTTCAAACAACTCCAACTCTAGTAAAGAATGAAACTCTTCAACAGAAGAGCCAGTTGCACTTTTCTTTCTGAAGAATACTTTCCTCACTGTAGTAATTTACAAATGACTTTGTGTTATGAGCTCTTCAATATTCCTCCCAATTGGCAACAAAGTAAAGTCCCACCAGCTTTGAAAGCTACACAAAACTGATCTGAGCATACCACCACTGCAGAGACCAGCAAGCCTGTGCCAAGTTGTTGAGTCCGAAATGTTGCGGAAATGAAAACTCACCGATACGAAGGTAGCCATTTGAGATTCTGACCGGTGTCCGAGTGTTGGAGGGTCAGGTTTCAATGCAACAAGAGGACAGAGTTCCAATTTCTTTCTATGTGACAGACTGATTTTACATGTTTCTGTATGTCCAGCTTTATAGAGATCAAGCCCAGTGGCTGACCCACCCATCTTTGTGTAGGGGTGTGGCTCGAACGTGGACTGACCAATGCACTGACAAAAGGGTTGATTAATCTGTGGTAAAGCCAgcactctgctgctgcttctcaaactcacaaaacattttctaaagatGCCTTCCTTGTAGAATTGATCATTACATTGTTTCTGTATGCAAAAAACAttatgactaaaaaaaaaaatctttaacaaCTATGAGCAGTTAGGCTGATGATACAGATAAAGATGGGACCgactattttaataaaactctgCTAGAGTCCATAAAACTCTTCAGACTTCTAAAGGAAAAAGCTATCTGCAGGATCGACTTTGTGTCTTCAGCCAAAACAATGCATTAATATTCCAAGGACATTGCAAAGATGTTATACAGGCACCATTTTAAGATCACACAGATGTATTTCAGCGAAACGATATGGTAGCCTATAGTGGGCAGAGTGCCACTCTACTGGAGGGTCTGGGTTCATGTGTATAGGAGGAAAAATCTAAGCTGTGGTAGTGTTCCCAAGGTCAACACTGAATTAACAACATTTCGAGGATTTCAGCAGCATCCCTGGGGGATAGGTGCAAGgagtaaatactttttaatcttcACAAGTATTAtcatatttttaagtaaaagcaATCTGGGGAAATCAACATTTCATTGGGTGTTGCATTTAGAAAATGCTTGGAAAATGCCTCTTAAATCTCAAACAatttgaatgtgtctgtgtgtgcatatgtgaatTCACCAACAAGAAGAATCCATGATCACATTGTGTTGCATTATGTTTGGTAAATAAAGCCACTTTAATTATTATGCCTTGATGATTTTGTGGCTATATTAAAGTTTTCAACAGtggactttttacttttttttgcaaGATTCAGCGAGACCTCACTCTtacataaaagtatttttggaAAAGTTTGTTAAGAAAAATGGAACATGAAACCACTATCCAAAGTTAAATGCAAGTCATGTTATATAATTGTGCAGTATATCAGtaacagaagttttttttttccgatCCCCCGGGcacggggatcgaaccactgaccctgtggacgattgcctttaccaactgagctacagccaaccCCTATATCAGTAGCAGAAGTAGTACTTGCAaagatatacattttaaatgcttttaaagtgaaaactgtTCGGCGCACCGATGAAATAAATAGACAGTAATGAGATTCatgttcttatttgttttttgtcaaaacaTATTGCATCATTCCAGTTATCAGCACATTCCTGTTTATATCTATCTTGCTATCTTAAGatatttttaagtgtttttaagcAGTCTTATTATATTCTGAACCCTATATTCCCTTTTGTAGAACCTTTCCACCAGTACATCCTATTATTTCCTGCTGCAGTTACCCAATTTCCTGCTGCAGATCATTAAGTTTTCATCTAATCAAATCTGAACAGGATGCTGGCGCTAAAtactcaaacaaaaacaatctgttCGCATTTATAAACAGTGCTATAAATTCATTTgcaacacatactgtaggttaTGGGGCTGTGGACATTTAGGTGACATCCTAGATTTTAGAGGACTACTCAATGATTGCCAaggtggggggaaaaaaacaccatATTAGAACAAGTGGTTAAGTTCATATTGAAATGGATCAGACTGACAGATGGATGCAAATGGATGTTTACAACTAGTATGACCTCATGTTGTTTATCCTCATCTCCTCTAGTTGCCTCACTATCCTCTGGCAAGCACTGAGGCTCTAAGAAAGAAGATTTTGTAAAAGTGTATGTGCGCATGTTCACATATCACATAAATGCATAGCAGAGAGACTGAATTCAATGCAAGTTCAACAATATCAATGtgtcaacaaaatgacaaatacacTCTGCAACAACAATTACAATATGGTTGTTACATAGTGAAAAGCAATCATGATAACTCCCATCACGTGCATCCGCTTAATTTGTGCTAATCCTTTGACGTGTTGTTCATGCACTTTGAGAGGCACACGTGTGCTGTGCCATGGTGTGATCTGATTTCCTGATCTTACACTGCTGATCCTGACAGCAGACAGACCTATAGTACACAGAAAGAAGTATATGGCAAATGCGAAATGTTGGTGCTTAGTTAAATAAACAGCCACCTatacacaagaaaaaaagataatgcATCAGGTCATGTGCATGTGCAAGAATACTAGAACTTTACTCAACCAAAGTATTGGGAAATACTTACAAATACTACAGCAGGGTGCGTGGTTGTGCAGCTTAACAATTTGTAATCCATTACAACTCTTCTTAAGTGGTTAAAATTCTGAATAGATGGATGAGAAACTGGATGTAAAATAGTGTGATGACACAGGAACGCATGCTGACCCACATTAATCAATTCTGCATTGACCTTTTCCTTCTATTATTAGCCCTTGTTCCATTAATACAttccttcctgtctttctctcactctgctGCTAGCGGTCAGCTTGGCTTGATTCAGTTGACCTTGGCAGTACGATACACCCAATAAGACGAAGATAGGTGGGGAATCACTGTGAGTGACAGAATTAGGTGACTAAAAGTGTCTTCGAATTGAATGTAAGATTAACAAAAGTTTGTGCTGAATGTTAATTGTGTGAGagttttcaaaatgtcattgtgtgtgcatttaaaagGCCAAATTATCTGCACacagtgtgtggctgtgtgtgaaaGTTATTTGAGAACATATCAATACAACACAATAAAGCTGGAACCAAAAGAGCAGTTGGGGGATCAATATGAGGCAAACACAGTGCAAACCTTCCTCTAACCAAGCCTTGCACTGTGATGGTGCAGGCAGTCACACTGTCTAGAGGCAGGCTGCCGATAAATACAGAGACACTTGATCTGAATGCAGAGCTGCTACACACTGCCATTTAAAAAGAGATGTAATATCtgattctctctttttctgtccctGCTGGTGGTGATAAAGGTCACATTTCAACATGCACACCAGCTGGTTTGCTTCAAAACATGACATAGCAAAGGCTGGAGAAAACACATCAAGACCTTAACTGATGATTTATACCATACTCCCAAACAAGTAGGATTAATACAATATATTCaatgcacttatatagcgcttttctacctattggcactcaaagcactttacactgcttcttattatcccattcgcactcacaatcacacacacgctCATACACTGATTTGGGAGCTGATATGGAGCTGGCAgatgctcaccaggagcaaataagttggggttcagtgtcttgctcaaggacacttgtgaccggaggagccggtgattgaaccaacaactgtgagattggtgcaCAACCGCTCTACCTGCGCCATAGTTGTgttttggattatttttttcaataaatccTCTATGAGACCTGTTGAACATCAGGAACCCATTCAATTTGTGATGCCTTTGTTCTTTCAAagagaacataaaaaaatcctCAGATAAAGTGTGAGAACAGTGCCCCACCTTTGACTCAAGGTGCAGCTGCTCTAAGGACAGGTGGAGTCTGggttttcaaaaataaacaaaacagcttAGAAGCAGATCTAGATTTGGAGAGGTAACTAATGGCATGCATGGCTTTCTAATACATACGTGTTGAATGCCAACAATGTAAGCACATGCTAACAGAGCAGGTCGCAATTCTCTCCCCAAAACTGCTTTCTGGTGCTTTTCAAACCTTGACAATTGTGACAAAGTACAGTTAAATCTACAGCACTCAATTGggttgcaaaaacaaatgaaagtaaGGCCCAGACGTTAATTGAGAGACAACATGCTGCTATAGTGTAGAATCAAGCTCTCTTAATGGGGTTTATCCTACTTGTGAGCTACGAGCATGATGACAGCAGGGAGCAAAAAACTACATCGTAGCCCGAGGTTTACTGCGTCTTAGAGGAAAGCAAATTAATTTGCATGTATTatgaaaagatttttgttttagtgttttttgttttgtttttgagaagcTGTGACTGAAAGCTTTAAATGTTCCCCAAAGTTATCAGTCTAGCTGGCACTGATGTGTCATGACTGTTGCTCCTACTATGTGCGTATGCTTACATGCTTAAAATCCTTCAGTACACACTTTGCTAAATCCCTGCACACGTCCGTCATGTATGAGTTTTTCTGGCGAGTCTcttctgtttgcatttacaaAGCTCAAGGCTAGGATACCACTGATGAGCCAaattttctcctttctctcaccCAAACATGTTCTGCCGTCTTGTCTTCTTTCACTTGCTGTCCACCCTCAACATGTCAAAACCCCCGATGGAGTTTTTGGTGTTGCCTGAgaacaaacagacaaagcaaAAGCCAGACACTGTCTCTTGTTTCCTGTCATCTCCTTGAGAGGAACATTCCCCAGCGACATTACTCCCCCAAAGGTAAATATGACAGGAGGTTGTGGCAAAGACTTGGCCAAGAATGGAAGTAAGAGGAGAATCATTAGGGGGAAGGTGGTGGCCAGGTGTTGGAGTTGaggtaaaataaaagacaaatgacaaatgaggGGGATTAGagagtgcaaagaaaaaagatgaatgagAAGATGATAGGTGGTCAGGAAGCTACAATTGGTGGCATAAATTTAGAAGAAGAGAGTCTGGACTTAGGTCAGAAAGATATAGCCTTGGTTCTGGGAAAGGGAAGAGATTTTCCAAAcacttctgtgttttgtgtcactttAGTTATTCACATCTGGTTCATCTTTTATTCTGAAGTATTTTCCAAGTGAAAACTCGTGTTTTTTTCAGAGTATGGCATCATAACCGCACATTCAAGAAACATGACTGTGCACATGTCTTTTTTCTAGTGAAGCCATGTTCCTAGTAGATAATGTTAGATAATGCCTAGATGAGTTTAGGTATTAGGCATAAATTCACcctaaaaacaacaagaatatATGCATACAGAAAAGGAAATACTAGACCTGTATACTTATCTtgtaatcttttaaaaaaaacaactctgctGGGGTGTTTAAATTTATTCCCAAGAATCGAGAATAGAGgaatgaaggaggaggagaatgcTATACTTCGCTCCATTTAGGGTCTCTGCCTCCCTTGTGGGGCTACAATCCAACTAATTTCCATATCCATTGCTTGATAATCTGCCCAGTTAACACAAACATACCAGATTTATAATACCTTTAAGACCTAACTTCACAGGGCTAAGGAGAGCATATCTCGCTCTGGCACTGGCCTGACAGCAGCACTTCAGATAGTGTTTTGGCCCCTTAACCTTTTGtctttatacatttaatttgcaatggttttaattaaaacttcTGCCTAGTAATctatgttttataaataatgacaaaattaaaacatgttttacaaacattttacttgaaCTAatagaggtaaaaaaaaaaaaaaactcttcaaaGTGTCCCACAACATCTCTTATCTGTAGCAACATCCCAGAACTGTTGTGATGCTTGGATGAAGTCTGAGAACACAAGCAAacatgaatatgtgtgtgtacaaaataCTCACACCCCTCTTAAATAAACATCGGTCTCATGCCACAAATAGAAAGGCATGAATGTTACAATAAAAGTTTATGATATCTTGTTTGGCTTATTTGTCCGATAAATCATTCACTTCTACTTGGGTGTCACGTGACTGACAGTAAAAAAGAGCAGAATATTGTGTACACAGCTATAACACTCGACTCttgacaaactaaaataaaacaataaaattatgaaaCGCTAACACAAATCATATTAAGGCTTCATGGTCACTATGACAGACTATTTTGCCCAGGCAATGTTCAATTTCTGTGGAtatcttttttttatacagtaaaaacaaacagaagcctCTTTAGAGAATTACAACTGGcacaaggataaaaaaaataaaataacgcATAACATCTGATTATCCTATCATCCTAACCATGACCCCACGTGTTATTCTTTAAAGAGGAGACGTGTGGATGCTAATCTCTTTATTCAGGCTCACGTGCAGAGCCCCTCTCACTGGTGAGGTTGTTTACTGTGTTCATTAGCATTAAGCCAAAGAGGCAAAGTGGGGGAAGACATCTACATTTCTCCTTTTATCTCTCTGCTCCACCACTCTGTATTTTTAGGATCACTTTGCTATTTTCCTTACACAGTGCAcaggtgtgttgtgttgcaTTCTTGACTTGATTTGTTCCTCCTTGAACTTGTATATAACAGCTGAGTAGCCATGAAAACAGAGGTTAAAAATACATCAGGGGACATGTTCAGGGAGTATTAGTTTACTATAAAGTCACGTGATGAACAAGATTACCCATCATAACCCTAACACAGTCGACAAGTGAGCATGAACAGAGGTGCACAGTTAAGAAACCATTCTAGGTGAGATACATAACATGTCTAGTACTTTTTATTCTAAGCCAATCTAACCAACACAATTTGGTCAGTTATTGTAGcacattcccatccccagctgtgcagtgcccgTCGAagtggtagaaattggggagggttgtgtcaggaagggcatccggcgtgaaaactgtgccaaatcaacatgtggacaatgatccgctctagtgaccctgaactcatgggataagaagaagggacaaataaataaataaaataatgctttaACATTTGGTGGTGTGTGGAAGaaattttaatgtcttttttatcTTGTTAACTCTTGAGTCTACTTGAGCAAAACCTCAAGTTGCAAGATGCAACCCTGTTTCGTATCCAGGTAGTTTGCAGCCACCATCTTTGTCCTGATTCGCAAACTGATTCACAAACTGTACTAATATTTCATCATTCAGATAGTTAGACTAGATGCTGGGGAATCTAGTGATACATTAagttttttcaaacaaaattttAGGATTTAAACGTCACCTGTTACTTTCAATAGAGAGACCATTAGTTACTTCTGTGACCTAATACATACCAATTCATTTAGAAACAAGGTCTTATCAACCATTAGCAAGCTATACAGATATGTAGTATGACTCCCCCACCTCTCGTGTCCCCCTGAGGAgacttttgacttttttcccTTGCTGAATATCCATTACTAACCTTACACTGTAATTTCTATGTGGTTAAAATATGATCAGGAAGGATGAAGAAAATTGCAGAGAAGCAATGAGTATATTTTCCGATCTTTTCCTGTAATGTTACAGTTTCCTGTTTagccacatacagtatagtgaAGCTACTTCAGATTTTGACAGCTGTACTTGAAATATCTGCCAGGCTGAGAAATTATTTTGAtggttttttcattttgtagttTCAGAAAACAAGCCTGAAATGTTATTCTCAATTTTaccaaattcattttttttttaattcacaatgCTTTGAAAGTGAAGGCCTATTTTCAGATCTCTCAAATCACTTCATCCAGATCAGTCTACAAGACACTGTATGTGACCTCTACTACAGAGGTAGATAATGAAAGCTCACAGCCACTGccgcataaaaaaaaattaaat
The nucleotide sequence above comes from Channa argus isolate prfri chromosome 1, Channa argus male v1.0, whole genome shotgun sequence. Encoded proteins:
- the c1h18orf21 gene encoding UPF0711 protein C18orf21 homolog, with the protein product METRVHQRAKFLLGASVLYKETCPELSRFFLHWPVNATWKHKSDTNLLQNTLVCPYCYQWLQPDNHRIRVRPKKRPSARVQRILRRKAQGKRLSLVQKNVLHRFQKSSSVLMATCHTCNKTSRHKGMNRDFIATLTKTHSTPGSTGKHKTPQSTSRSSVTTPKTPGKNRTPAHTPRCSISSNTSGSDSASSKPLSKPKNWVVQRLSKILMREDNQGSKKGGLKDFLSAL